The following are from one region of the Vibrio hyugaensis genome:
- a CDS encoding OmpA family protein, translating into MVNLIRQSVMSSLVVGVVGCSTFNYPEHGQGGMAESYQDISIENYQFSPVMPDEPLGPEHGLRFDWQLTKLHLDALIKEGARWCFPAAVVQALEKQNRIARELEGGLLLDAANDIVIQRRRLSQLEQQLDYVLSQTTCTPPQDIEALRSDLSIVANVYDLLNIDNQFAVNSAEINPKYMGHLAEAAYILREHPSLSLVVTGHADVTGEPEYNQKLAQERAEQVKRYLNVFGITSDRVQTKSVGETLPLYEGQTPAVRLTNRRVSIEVLNSNSDSTTDMGEML; encoded by the coding sequence ATGGTGAATCTAATACGACAAAGTGTAATGAGCAGTCTCGTTGTCGGCGTTGTTGGTTGCTCAACGTTTAACTACCCCGAGCATGGTCAGGGTGGCATGGCAGAAAGCTACCAAGATATTTCTATTGAGAATTATCAGTTTTCACCCGTTATGCCTGATGAGCCTCTTGGTCCGGAACATGGTCTTCGCTTCGATTGGCAGCTTACTAAACTGCATTTGGACGCATTGATTAAGGAAGGGGCAAGATGGTGTTTCCCTGCAGCAGTCGTTCAGGCATTGGAAAAACAAAACCGAATTGCACGTGAACTCGAAGGCGGGCTGTTGCTTGATGCCGCTAACGATATTGTGATTCAGCGTCGTCGATTGAGCCAACTAGAACAACAACTTGATTACGTACTTTCTCAAACCACGTGTACGCCACCGCAAGATATTGAAGCACTGCGCAGCGATTTAAGTATTGTCGCAAACGTCTATGATCTCCTTAACATTGATAATCAGTTTGCCGTCAATTCCGCAGAAATCAATCCAAAGTACATGGGGCACCTAGCAGAAGCGGCCTATATTCTGCGAGAGCACCCTTCTCTCTCCCTTGTTGTCACCGGCCATGCCGACGTTACTGGCGAACCTGAATACAACCAAAAACTGGCGCAAGAGCGTGCTGAGCAAGTGAAACGATACCTCAATGTATTTGGTATCACCTCAGACCGGGTCCAGACCAAATCCGTGGGCGAAACGCTCCCCCTCTACGAAGGACAAACGCCAGCGGTCCGCCTAACCAACCGACGAGTAAGCATTGAAGTACTTAATTCAAATTCAGACAGCACGACTGACATGGGAGAGATGTTATGA
- a CDS encoding STAS domain-containing protein, with translation MELRKLETDQNTLTIEFFGDLDAKGCRQAQHHIDEVIHSDDHKEVEINLKHVQFLDSSGIGAIVYLYKRLVERERSMIIENVSGQPLEIMSLLRINHAIPVNSKGH, from the coding sequence ATGGAACTGCGAAAACTAGAAACCGATCAAAACACATTGACCATCGAGTTTTTTGGCGATTTAGACGCGAAAGGCTGCCGTCAAGCTCAACATCATATTGATGAGGTAATTCACAGTGATGATCACAAGGAAGTCGAAATCAACCTCAAACACGTCCAATTTCTTGATTCTTCAGGGATTGGTGCCATTGTTTATTTATATAAGCGCCTAGTTGAACGTGAACGCAGTATGATAATCGAAAACGTATCGGGACAACCCTTAGAGATAATGAGTCTGCTACGTATCAATCATGCTATTCCCGTGAATTCAAAGGGCCACTAA
- a CDS encoding SLBB domain-containing protein — MRILKSVVTLFLFCLININVSWAAEDEVVKVGDLVQINLPGEASLNKGFQVDKRGRISLPEIGPVFVAGYNEEQLQSVIIDNLKSVYRDVNNARVFIKQQQLLISVQGYVVKPGEYTLQAGSNIQMFLYEAGGLRAGAQLDKIIVKRGNKNIEFDYKRFLDTGDDTQLPQLESLDVLFVPASPLVGNIEQEFDAAKLANSGDSADASKAIKVFGEVNAPGSFTYKPNTTLVDVVMRAGGVTRYASVEQIRVITNNTPSLFNLKRYLDTGDQSLLPEILPGATIFVPKQEEEIKAGSNVVYVMGEVDNPGAFEGKKGATFMDILANAGGPTRYAESRQIRVLKANGQVIKFDLTAHTEGLTSIKPPKIESGDAIFVPEKTDMNEKSWLKVAPNRAVAVMGEVVRPGRIEWSDEMDLIDLLAHVGGPTRRADTSKIEVANNGKMAKFDLDKFILDGSPNSKLPNVSAGTVVRVHALPDDPSDNKSQWVSQSSDASIYVFGQINSPGRYRFTNEMHFLDILSAADGPTKDADIHNIRVTHRGLGYAKVSKLNLSMYFETGDENILPNVRPGDTIYIPEKNKNWLDRSKESTVRVLGEVRDPGRYVFNDNMTILDLLAEAGGPSDNAYVEKISVVNMSCCQGQARTFDLTEFSKTANIYDLPVIRAGDTIYIPHKDESFAEKARAGLRDLLQITTTIVLIGAL; from the coding sequence ATGAGAATACTCAAATCTGTTGTCACCCTTTTCTTGTTCTGTCTAATCAACATCAACGTGAGTTGGGCTGCTGAAGACGAAGTCGTCAAAGTGGGCGATTTAGTTCAAATCAACCTGCCTGGTGAAGCCTCTCTAAACAAAGGGTTCCAAGTTGATAAACGTGGCCGTATTAGTCTGCCTGAAATCGGGCCTGTGTTTGTTGCTGGGTACAATGAAGAGCAGCTCCAAAGCGTTATTATCGATAATCTTAAATCCGTTTATCGAGACGTCAATAATGCTCGCGTGTTCATCAAGCAGCAGCAATTGCTTATTTCCGTTCAAGGTTATGTGGTCAAGCCTGGCGAGTACACATTGCAAGCCGGTTCTAATATACAGATGTTTCTCTACGAAGCCGGTGGACTGCGTGCTGGTGCGCAATTAGATAAAATCATCGTCAAACGTGGCAACAAGAACATCGAATTTGACTACAAACGCTTTCTCGATACCGGTGATGACACCCAGTTACCGCAGCTCGAATCTCTGGATGTTCTCTTCGTCCCTGCTTCACCGCTCGTTGGCAACATCGAACAAGAGTTTGATGCAGCTAAACTGGCGAACTCTGGCGACAGCGCTGATGCTTCCAAAGCAATCAAAGTGTTTGGAGAGGTAAACGCGCCGGGTTCATTTACTTACAAACCTAATACAACGCTTGTCGATGTCGTCATGCGAGCTGGAGGTGTCACTCGCTACGCTAGCGTCGAACAAATCCGTGTGATCACAAATAACACGCCTAGCCTGTTCAATTTGAAACGTTATTTAGATACGGGCGACCAAAGCCTGTTACCTGAGATTTTGCCTGGAGCAACCATCTTTGTTCCTAAGCAAGAGGAGGAAATAAAAGCGGGTTCAAACGTCGTTTATGTGATGGGCGAAGTGGATAACCCTGGCGCTTTCGAAGGCAAGAAAGGCGCGACATTTATGGACATTTTAGCTAACGCAGGTGGCCCAACTCGCTACGCAGAGTCACGTCAGATTCGAGTTCTTAAGGCGAACGGCCAAGTCATCAAGTTTGATTTAACGGCGCATACCGAAGGGCTAACATCAATAAAGCCGCCGAAAATTGAATCTGGTGACGCAATATTCGTCCCTGAAAAGACGGACATGAATGAAAAATCATGGCTCAAAGTGGCTCCAAACCGTGCCGTTGCCGTTATGGGTGAGGTTGTTCGTCCTGGACGTATCGAATGGTCAGATGAAATGGACTTGATTGACTTACTGGCTCATGTAGGAGGCCCAACTCGTCGAGCGGACACCAGTAAAATTGAGGTAGCAAACAACGGGAAAATGGCGAAGTTTGACCTAGACAAGTTCATCTTAGATGGTTCACCAAATTCAAAGCTTCCAAATGTGAGTGCGGGTACGGTGGTCAGGGTTCATGCATTGCCCGATGACCCGTCGGACAACAAATCACAATGGGTGAGTCAGAGCTCAGATGCCTCTATCTATGTCTTTGGTCAAATCAACTCTCCTGGTCGCTATCGTTTTACCAACGAGATGCACTTCCTTGATATTCTTTCTGCGGCGGACGGTCCAACCAAAGACGCCGATATTCATAATATTCGGGTGACGCATCGTGGCCTTGGTTACGCCAAAGTCAGTAAACTGAATCTTTCGATGTATTTTGAAACCGGCGACGAAAACATCCTACCGAATGTTCGACCGGGCGATACCATCTACATACCTGAAAAGAACAAGAACTGGCTCGACCGCTCGAAAGAATCTACAGTGCGAGTTCTGGGTGAAGTAAGAGACCCCGGGCGTTACGTCTTCAATGACAATATGACTATCCTCGATTTACTGGCTGAAGCCGGAGGCCCGAGTGACAACGCTTACGTAGAGAAAATTAGCGTGGTCAATATGTCTTGTTGCCAAGGGCAAGCCCGTACCTTCGACTTAACTGAATTCAGTAAAACCGCCAACATTTACGACCTTCCGGTTATTCGAGCCGGCGACACTATCTATATTCCACACAAAGATGAAAGTTTTGCGGAGAAAGCGCGAGCTGGTTTGCGAGACCTTCTGCAAATCACCACCACCATTGTGTTAATAGGAGCGCTGTAA
- a CDS encoding Hpt domain-containing protein, with product MSNYTNVAIEPELVDELILQQMIKDTCAEIMPTLIEHYIEESRERVEKIKQALETSNIDTLEFEVHTLGSSALALGNRPLSRHARTIEKHCVEGETQQALLLCQSLPELAENSFVALNQRKEQGFED from the coding sequence ATGAGCAATTACACAAACGTGGCCATAGAGCCGGAACTGGTCGACGAATTGATTCTTCAGCAAATGATCAAAGATACGTGCGCCGAGATAATGCCCACGCTCATTGAGCACTACATTGAAGAATCTCGCGAACGTGTAGAAAAGATCAAGCAAGCCTTAGAGACCAGCAATATCGATACCCTGGAGTTTGAGGTGCACACACTAGGCAGCTCCGCTCTAGCACTTGGAAATCGTCCCCTTTCTCGGCATGCACGAACCATAGAGAAACACTGTGTTGAAGGTGAAACTCAACAAGCCCTACTTCTATGCCAATCATTACCAGAACTCGCCGAAAATTCATTTGTTGCTTTGAATCAGAGAAAAGAACAAGGATTTGAGGATTAG
- a CDS encoding DNA ligase, whose translation MPLRMTLIALAVIASAQPHADPNLLPPVSLAESYQDGIDVSQYWYSEKLDGIRAYWTGQHLVTRNGNRIYAPEWFVKVLPDYPLDGELWAGRGNFHIVQQTVLDKTPVERAWRQIDFMVFDMPYSAGDYRKRYYNIQDLVFTIDAPHIKYVEHRAIQDENHLFIQLDRISQSDGEGVMLRKVSSRYQAGRGSDLLKLKRYEDAEALVVGYKPGTGRLLGMMGALLVRLADGTEFYIGSGFTDDVRKSPPRIGSTVTFRYNGFTHNGKPRFARFLRERMSL comes from the coding sequence ATGCCATTAAGAATGACATTGATTGCCCTCGCTGTAATTGCTTCCGCTCAGCCACACGCTGATCCAAATTTACTTCCACCTGTCTCTTTAGCTGAATCGTACCAAGATGGTATCGACGTCTCTCAATATTGGTATAGCGAGAAGCTCGATGGGATTCGAGCGTACTGGACAGGCCAACACCTCGTAACACGTAATGGCAACCGAATTTACGCGCCGGAGTGGTTTGTTAAGGTATTACCGGATTACCCGTTGGATGGTGAGTTATGGGCAGGTCGAGGCAATTTTCATATTGTACAGCAAACAGTACTAGATAAAACGCCGGTAGAAAGAGCGTGGCGACAGATCGATTTTATGGTGTTTGACATGCCTTATTCTGCAGGCGATTACCGAAAGCGTTACTACAACATTCAAGATTTGGTGTTTACGATTGACGCTCCTCATATTAAATATGTTGAGCATCGTGCGATTCAAGATGAGAACCATTTGTTTATCCAATTGGACCGAATTTCGCAATCTGACGGTGAAGGTGTGATGTTGCGTAAGGTATCAAGCCGATACCAAGCAGGCAGAGGCAGTGATTTACTCAAGCTTAAGCGTTATGAAGATGCTGAAGCCTTAGTGGTAGGCTACAAGCCAGGGACAGGCCGCTTATTAGGTATGATGGGCGCATTGCTGGTGAGGTTAGCGGACGGTACCGAGTTTTACATCGGTAGCGGCTTTACCGATGATGTTCGTAAGTCTCCGCCTAGGATTGGTTCTACAGTTACCTTCCGCTACAACGGGTTTACTCACAATGGCAAACCAAGGTTCGCTCGATTCCTAAGAGAACGGATGTCGCTGTAA
- a CDS encoding AAA family ATPase, with product MTIPATHAEIEQIYLLGELKGHRSLCVVACQSEDGVTSVASALAERLILAGHNTLYVDLNLFKPAYNTVHQFSSQEGVGQLIAREEDHQTLVGLTVPSMASTQLAYRDPTMLKKAIDDWLEQYDRVVIDTSPLLSLNRNNIPAQVVAGVCDASILIASYGSTTTTQIDQAKKLLESSNANLLGAVLNMKHNAGLKDELLRQVKKMRFMPEKLKAKISEQIRNSELFTL from the coding sequence ATGACTATTCCTGCGACTCATGCTGAAATCGAGCAAATTTACTTATTGGGCGAATTAAAAGGCCACCGATCTTTGTGCGTCGTCGCTTGTCAATCAGAAGACGGGGTGACATCCGTGGCTTCAGCACTCGCTGAACGCTTGATTCTCGCAGGACATAACACGTTGTACGTGGATTTGAACTTGTTTAAACCTGCGTACAATACCGTGCATCAATTCTCTAGCCAAGAAGGCGTCGGGCAACTCATCGCGAGAGAAGAAGATCATCAAACGTTAGTGGGCTTAACCGTCCCTTCAATGGCGAGCACACAACTCGCGTATCGTGACCCAACCATGCTCAAAAAAGCCATAGACGATTGGTTAGAACAATACGACCGTGTCGTCATCGATACCTCCCCCTTGTTGAGCTTAAATCGAAATAATATTCCTGCTCAAGTTGTCGCAGGCGTCTGTGATGCCAGTATATTAATAGCCAGTTATGGATCGACTACCACCACACAGATTGACCAAGCCAAAAAACTACTGGAGAGCAGTAACGCGAACCTACTCGGCGCTGTGCTGAACATGAAACACAATGCTGGTTTAAAAGACGAATTGCTTCGTCAGGTAAAAAAAATGCGCTTTATGCCAGAAAAGCTAAAAGCAAAAATATCAGAACAAATTAGAAACAGTGAGTTATTTACATTATAG